From the genome of Shewanella sp. Choline-02u-19, one region includes:
- a CDS encoding 3-oxoacyl-ACP synthase III family protein — MAVKFAKHSLCLKGIAHALPHTNISNELLLEKLKYQCGLLTARKAKAIARRIGIQGRHLTRNLDTATSAPSPTSIELSVQALKGALAAANVEMEQLDYLLSHTCTPHTQVPPNAAWIADKQAYHGPYLELRQACTGFANGLQIASAFCAVNQQPVAIVGCETGSVFFDMDNRFIDTEQLVNYVQMGDGAAAVVLAPIEQANGASGIISDIYLGHIGIGKDAGFYLDGGSNDVANKQMARFHHNTAAVRKQGSQLFELGLAALQSHGHHLDDFRFILPHQANGHIDTLLAEALSIEPSRVINDAKWLGNLGSAAIWVSLSRLINSGVLETGDKVMILGAEATKYLYGGFVYQHS; from the coding sequence ATGGCGGTAAAATTTGCAAAGCATTCGCTGTGTTTAAAAGGGATCGCTCACGCTTTGCCTCATACCAACATTAGTAACGAACTGCTGCTTGAAAAGCTCAAGTATCAATGTGGCTTACTAACTGCGAGAAAAGCCAAAGCAATTGCTCGCAGAATTGGCATACAGGGGCGACATTTAACCCGCAATCTTGATACCGCGACCAGTGCGCCGTCACCGACGAGTATCGAGCTGAGTGTACAAGCGTTAAAGGGGGCACTTGCCGCGGCAAACGTTGAAATGGAGCAGCTAGACTATCTGCTTTCCCATACATGCACACCCCATACTCAGGTGCCTCCAAATGCTGCGTGGATAGCAGACAAACAGGCATACCATGGTCCTTATTTAGAATTACGCCAAGCCTGCACCGGTTTTGCCAATGGTCTGCAGATAGCGTCTGCCTTTTGTGCTGTTAATCAGCAACCAGTGGCAATAGTGGGCTGTGAGACGGGGTCGGTCTTCTTTGATATGGATAATCGATTTATCGATACTGAACAGTTAGTCAATTATGTGCAAATGGGAGATGGTGCTGCAGCGGTAGTGTTGGCCCCTATTGAGCAAGCAAACGGTGCCTCTGGGATTATTTCTGATATCTATTTAGGTCATATCGGCATTGGTAAAGACGCTGGCTTTTATCTTGATGGTGGTTCTAATGATGTTGCTAATAAGCAAATGGCGAGGTTTCACCATAATACTGCGGCTGTTAGGAAGCAGGGCAGCCAATTATTTGAACTTGGATTAGCGGCTCTGCAGTCTCATGGACACCATCTTGATGACTTTCGTTTTATTTTACCTCACCAAGCGAACGGTCATATTGATACTCTCTTAGCTGAAGCGCTGAGCATTGAACCTAGTCGTGTTATTAACGATGCTAAATGGCTGGGTAATTTAGGCTCAGCGGCAATATGGGTCAGCCTCTCTAGACTGATCAATTCTGGCGTATTAGAAACGGGTGACAAAGTGATGATATTAGGCGCAGAGGCAACTAAATACTTATATGGTGGATTTGTTTACCAACATTCGTAA
- a CDS encoding efflux RND transporter permease subunit, translating into MGLHIRTVWTIQRHPLGLFVSIILLILLSLLGLHRLNLDVNFSDYFSPTDPRFVAFNQMNDSFERHDQLWLLLESKQDWREAELTEPLLTFIEQLKGNPNVLSVQGYNQFLQGDASADKILNYKKHPRLASVLSENGQAILLQLKLNEAQSKSFATRSVWLMSTLDEIDAATSAFWLPMNVNCYLNGTHALNWQYAKVLRHDLLWFAPSLLGIIFLMAALFIRQKVWITALCLNSVITLILTLGIAAWLKLTLAAISAFVPVIIVTLALAYASHLYFAWRRAINLGKSNTQALEHSVSVNQAPLFYSTLTTILGFCLLMFSPSPPIQSFGLLVAFAVLCNYLLSLTTLIYFAGFSKPTKQTEMNFGSVLSLAKYNVKRPNAVILGIVLLSVLSLISVSKLTLNDDPLGYFESNNSFTVSSQKMRQYFAGINLQHYVVSSKAGAQLDKVELAFIYKFARYLKAQPEVNKVQHLGDWIKSTGMGQNQFKRLLTEKSVVQLRLQSELNKRKNASLVTLYLVPMTAMELVVFETKVNTWLASNAQNIDVSPSLGSNLLFAHLSIDNANNMLISFGVALLALAALLSILKRSLVFGLMGLLLNFLPLLWVFALWQLNGGFISLGTAVVLGMMLGVIVDDTLHLMLRLPSKDCGDSDTTVMWDALSKVLPVITFTTLAIALGFSIGLMSDFAPISQLSLLSCLVVLFAWGFDVLMLPVLYQRWILRRKHAD; encoded by the coding sequence TTGGGGCTTCACATTCGAACTGTTTGGACTATTCAGCGCCATCCATTAGGACTGTTTGTCAGTATCATTTTGTTGATCCTGCTCTCTTTGTTAGGTCTGCATAGACTCAACCTCGATGTTAACTTTAGTGATTACTTCTCACCAACCGATCCTCGGTTTGTAGCGTTTAACCAGATGAACGATAGTTTCGAACGCCACGACCAATTATGGCTACTACTTGAAAGTAAGCAAGATTGGCGAGAAGCGGAGCTTACTGAACCTCTTCTCACCTTTATAGAACAGTTAAAAGGCAATCCAAATGTATTAAGTGTTCAGGGCTACAATCAGTTTCTTCAAGGTGATGCTAGCGCGGATAAGATACTTAATTATAAAAAACATCCACGCCTAGCGTCTGTTTTATCGGAAAATGGCCAAGCCATACTATTACAACTAAAACTAAATGAGGCACAGTCTAAATCCTTTGCTACGCGCAGTGTGTGGTTGATGAGCACACTTGATGAAATCGATGCTGCAACAAGTGCTTTCTGGCTGCCAATGAATGTAAATTGTTATCTCAACGGCACGCATGCCTTAAATTGGCAATATGCCAAAGTGCTACGTCATGACTTACTTTGGTTTGCACCCTCGTTATTGGGTATTATCTTTTTGATGGCAGCGCTTTTTATCAGGCAAAAAGTGTGGATTACTGCGTTATGTCTTAATAGCGTTATAACCCTTATTTTGACCTTAGGCATCGCGGCTTGGTTAAAGCTAACATTGGCTGCGATAAGCGCCTTTGTCCCTGTGATTATTGTGACACTGGCTTTGGCGTATGCATCTCATCTCTATTTTGCTTGGCGGCGTGCAATCAACTTAGGTAAGTCAAATACTCAAGCACTTGAGCACAGCGTTAGCGTCAATCAAGCGCCACTATTTTACTCTACCTTGACTACCATATTGGGTTTCTGCTTATTAATGTTTAGCCCATCGCCACCCATACAGAGCTTTGGTTTATTGGTAGCATTTGCGGTTCTGTGTAATTACCTATTAAGCCTAACCACATTAATCTACTTTGCTGGTTTTTCTAAGCCCACTAAACAGACTGAAATGAACTTTGGTTCAGTACTATCACTCGCCAAATATAATGTAAAAAGACCCAATGCTGTAATACTTGGGATTGTATTGCTTAGTGTTCTCTCACTGATAAGCGTATCCAAGCTAACCCTCAATGATGACCCCTTAGGTTACTTCGAATCGAATAACTCCTTCACAGTATCTAGTCAAAAAATGCGACAGTACTTTGCGGGGATCAACTTACAACACTATGTTGTTAGTAGTAAAGCAGGTGCTCAGCTTGATAAAGTTGAATTGGCTTTTATTTATAAATTTGCTCGTTATCTAAAAGCACAACCTGAGGTTAATAAGGTTCAGCATCTGGGTGATTGGATCAAAAGTACCGGTATGGGGCAGAACCAGTTTAAGCGTTTATTAACTGAAAAGTCAGTCGTGCAATTACGCTTACAAAGCGAACTAAATAAGCGCAAGAATGCCAGTTTAGTGACCTTGTATTTAGTGCCAATGACAGCGATGGAGTTGGTGGTATTTGAAACTAAAGTGAATACTTGGTTAGCAAGCAATGCTCAAAATATTGATGTCAGCCCGTCTCTTGGCAGTAATTTATTGTTTGCCCATCTCAGTATCGACAATGCTAATAATATGCTGATTTCATTCGGTGTGGCGTTACTTGCGCTAGCGGCGCTGCTCAGTATATTGAAACGCTCGTTAGTCTTTGGCTTGATGGGACTATTACTTAATTTTTTACCCTTACTGTGGGTGTTTGCTCTATGGCAACTCAATGGTGGTTTTATCAGCCTCGGTACCGCGGTTGTATTGGGGATGATGCTGGGCGTTATTGTCGACGATACTTTGCATTTGATGCTTAGATTGCCCAGTAAAGATTGCGGTGACAGTGACACTACTGTGATGTGGGATGCATTAAGCAAAGTCTTACCCGTGATCACCTTTACCACGCTTGCCATCGCCTTGGGGTTTTCTATCGGGTTAATGTCTGATTTTGCGCCTATCTCACAACTGAGTTTGCTCTCTTGTTTGGTGGTGCTATTTGCTTGGGGCTTTGATGTTTTGATGTTACCTGTGCTTTACCAGCGCTGGATATTAAGGAGAAAGCATGCAGACTAA
- a CDS encoding TonB-dependent receptor domain-containing protein gives MGIKPSKIALLISGVFSLTALPVLAAESSQQLVVDETITVTGARFDRTTDQQLTVINTIEREEIERLNPKSIADVLEILPGVSVTRNGGAGQTTSVSIRGSNSSHVLVIVDGVKVGSATLGSVSFNSISPENIERIEVLKGPRASVWGSDAIGGVIQIFTRQLKSGEGFVGAEYGTNDYLRGSAGFGMEHGEGSSTLVVSREQSNGYDVYDGAESENDADGYDRTSISLKGSQLLSQQWQALWSGQYDRGNNQFDDIYGSGGVDESDYANYLWNLGTQYTGGKYTSKLTFSQSRDYNENFRGDNVAAGIAKYETKRKQVNWSNQYLVGNGLNLSGGVDWSNEAVLGDYAQNDRDIVGAYLLVEKQWQKLLAEVAVRYDDVENVDSETTYNLSLAYQFNEQWRLSATTGTAFKVPTFNDLYWPGSGNPELLSETSESYDMTLNYRRNDVQAYVSFFKNDIDNLIAWAPTGIIGDNGWEIWKPANVNNAEITGAEFFTKFGLFGLEHQLAYTYLDTEDKATEKALTGRSENEFNYSLSYQWQDFDLLANYHYQGKRYAGYDQYLDAYHQLDLGLGYKVTDNWQLRLKANNVFDEEIVSVANYFSPGREVFFSVSYNAL, from the coding sequence ATGGGTATCAAACCATCTAAAATTGCGTTGCTTATCAGCGGCGTATTCAGCTTAACTGCATTGCCTGTACTGGCAGCAGAATCCAGCCAACAACTTGTCGTTGACGAAACGATCACTGTCACCGGTGCACGTTTTGACAGAACGACTGATCAGCAACTTACCGTCATTAATACCATTGAACGTGAAGAGATAGAGCGTCTGAATCCCAAATCTATTGCAGACGTTTTAGAAATTCTGCCGGGCGTAAGCGTCACGCGTAATGGTGGAGCGGGTCAAACCACTTCAGTTAGCATTCGTGGCAGTAACTCAAGTCATGTCTTAGTTATTGTTGATGGCGTAAAAGTGGGCTCAGCGACACTTGGCTCGGTTAGCTTCAACAGCATATCGCCAGAAAATATTGAGCGTATAGAAGTCTTAAAAGGACCTAGAGCCTCTGTTTGGGGCAGTGATGCCATTGGTGGCGTGATTCAAATATTTACTCGCCAACTTAAAAGCGGCGAAGGCTTTGTTGGTGCTGAGTACGGTACTAATGATTATCTTCGTGGCTCAGCTGGTTTTGGAATGGAGCACGGGGAGGGCAGTAGCACACTAGTTGTAAGTCGTGAGCAATCAAATGGCTATGATGTTTATGACGGTGCAGAATCTGAAAATGATGCTGATGGTTACGACCGTACCTCTATATCACTTAAAGGTTCACAATTACTTAGCCAGCAGTGGCAGGCACTCTGGAGCGGTCAATACGACAGAGGCAACAATCAATTTGATGATATTTATGGCAGTGGTGGTGTGGATGAGTCTGATTATGCCAATTACCTTTGGAATTTAGGTACGCAATATACTGGCGGAAAATATACCAGTAAGTTGACGTTTAGCCAGTCTCGAGATTATAACGAGAACTTCCGTGGTGATAACGTGGCTGCCGGAATTGCCAAATATGAAACTAAGCGTAAGCAAGTGAATTGGAGCAATCAATACCTCGTTGGAAATGGCTTGAATTTAAGCGGTGGCGTTGATTGGTCAAATGAAGCTGTGCTTGGCGATTACGCGCAAAATGACCGCGACATCGTTGGTGCTTATCTGTTGGTTGAGAAGCAATGGCAGAAGCTACTTGCTGAAGTCGCAGTTCGTTATGATGACGTAGAAAATGTCGATAGCGAAACGACTTATAACCTAAGTCTGGCTTACCAGTTTAATGAACAATGGCGTTTGTCGGCAACAACCGGCACAGCGTTTAAGGTGCCAACGTTTAATGACCTGTACTGGCCTGGTTCAGGTAATCCTGAACTGTTGTCAGAAACATCTGAAAGTTACGATATGACCTTGAACTATCGACGTAATGATGTTCAAGCTTATGTCAGCTTCTTCAAGAACGACATCGATAACCTAATTGCTTGGGCTCCTACGGGGATCATTGGCGATAACGGTTGGGAGATCTGGAAACCTGCTAATGTTAACAATGCCGAAATCACTGGCGCTGAATTTTTTACTAAGTTTGGCTTGTTTGGCCTAGAGCATCAGTTAGCGTATACCTATTTAGATACTGAAGATAAAGCGACTGAAAAGGCACTTACTGGCCGTAGCGAGAATGAGTTTAACTATTCGTTGAGTTATCAATGGCAAGATTTTGATCTGTTGGCTAACTATCATTATCAAGGCAAGCGATACGCAGGCTACGACCAATACTTGGACGCATATCATCAGTTAGATCTGGGGCTAGGGTATAAGGTGACTGATAATTGGCAACTGCGTTTAAAAGCCAATAATGTGTTTGATGAAGAGATTGTCTCAGTGGCAAACTACTTCAGCCCTGGAAGAGAAGTCTTCTTCAGCGTGAGTTACAACGCACTGTAA